The Candidatus Nitrosymbiomonas proteolyticus genome has a segment encoding these proteins:
- a CDS encoding phosphate ABC transporter permease — MGVVPASKTQAGWKKRRSVRSIQESFVRLACFLCAAASVVVTFGIIFVLSKETWVFFQRVSPVEYFTGTEWSPTIRPEKYGVLPLISGTLLITIGAGIIAVPLGLMAGVYLSEYASPRIRNFLKPGLELLAGIPTVVYGYFAVFFVTPLLRKFFDVEVFNAASGAIVVGIMILPLVSSLCEEALRAVPKSLREAAYGMGSTKLEVTLKVVLPAALSGVMASFILALSRAIGETMAVTLAAGSTPRMTLNPAESIQTMTAFIVQISRGDTPAGTTPYYTLFAVALTLFVMTLAMNMAASMLVKRFRQVYH; from the coding sequence ATGGGCGTCGTACCCGCATCGAAAACTCAAGCCGGGTGGAAGAAGCGACGTAGCGTTCGCTCGATACAAGAGAGCTTCGTTCGGTTGGCTTGCTTTCTGTGTGCCGCGGCGTCGGTCGTCGTGACGTTCGGCATCATCTTCGTGCTGTCGAAGGAAACGTGGGTCTTTTTCCAGCGGGTTTCGCCGGTCGAATACTTCACGGGAACCGAGTGGTCGCCGACGATTCGCCCGGAAAAGTACGGCGTTCTCCCTCTGATCAGTGGCACCTTGCTGATCACCATCGGCGCGGGCATCATCGCCGTGCCTCTGGGCCTGATGGCGGGCGTGTATTTGAGCGAATACGCGTCGCCCCGGATTCGAAACTTCCTCAAGCCTGGACTCGAACTGCTCGCCGGAATCCCGACGGTCGTGTACGGCTACTTCGCGGTTTTTTTCGTAACGCCCCTCTTGCGGAAGTTCTTCGATGTCGAGGTGTTCAATGCCGCTTCCGGCGCAATCGTCGTGGGGATCATGATCCTCCCGCTGGTGAGCTCGCTCTGTGAAGAGGCGCTGAGGGCGGTCCCAAAGTCGCTCCGCGAGGCCGCTTATGGCATGGGCTCGACGAAGCTTGAGGTGACTCTGAAGGTGGTGCTCCCGGCCGCTCTCTCCGGAGTGATGGCCTCGTTCATTCTCGCTCTCTCGCGCGCGATCGGCGAGACGATGGCCGTTACGCTCGCGGCAGGTTCGACCCCTCGGATGACCCTCAACCCAGCGGAAAGCATTCAGACCATGACCGCCTTCATCGTCCAGATCAGCCGTGGGGACACCCCCGCAGGCACGACGCCCTACTACACGCTGTTTGCGGTCGCCCTCACGCTCTTCGTGATGACGCTCGCGATGAACATGGCAGCCTCGATGCTCGTCAAGCGGTTTCGGCAGGTGTACCATTGA
- a CDS encoding phosphate ABC transporter substrate-binding protein, which produces MRSRTKALGVTLPALVAAGLVWGGCQGGGPSPEGGTSLQGKVQIDGSSTVFPISQAVAEEFMNGQPGVNVTVAESGTTGGFKKFLNGEIEIADASRPIDVSEVQKAEEVGIEFFELPVAYDGLTVVVNPANDWCDSLTVAELKRIWEPSSGVKTWRDIRPEWPNEPIKLFGPGSDSGTFDYFTEAIVQEKRASRADYTQSEDDNILVMGVAGEKYGLGYFGLAYYEENKSKVKAVAIDGGSGPVSPSAETVANGTYSPLSRPILIYVNKKALERSEVKAFVAYYLEHAGQLASEVGYVPLSDAAYAAAKAVIEEGKSGTRFGGSSVIGKPMEEVLSGS; this is translated from the coding sequence ATGAGGAGTCGTACGAAAGCGTTGGGGGTGACTTTGCCAGCCCTCGTTGCCGCGGGGTTGGTTTGGGGAGGTTGCCAGGGCGGTGGCCCCTCGCCGGAGGGCGGCACTTCCCTTCAAGGCAAGGTTCAGATCGACGGGTCGAGCACGGTTTTTCCGATTTCGCAGGCCGTGGCGGAGGAGTTCATGAACGGCCAGCCTGGGGTCAACGTGACCGTCGCCGAAAGCGGCACGACAGGAGGGTTCAAGAAGTTTCTTAACGGAGAAATCGAGATCGCCGACGCCTCGCGGCCGATCGACGTGTCCGAGGTTCAGAAGGCTGAGGAAGTGGGTATCGAGTTCTTCGAACTGCCCGTGGCTTACGATGGCCTAACCGTCGTCGTCAACCCCGCCAACGATTGGTGCGATAGCCTCACCGTCGCGGAACTGAAGCGAATCTGGGAGCCGAGTTCCGGCGTCAAGACCTGGCGCGATATCCGGCCTGAGTGGCCCAATGAGCCCATCAAGCTGTTCGGGCCTGGTTCGGATTCAGGCACGTTCGACTACTTCACCGAAGCCATCGTCCAAGAGAAGCGCGCAAGCCGCGCCGACTACACCCAAAGCGAGGACGACAACATCCTGGTGATGGGCGTTGCGGGCGAAAAGTACGGGCTCGGCTACTTCGGGCTCGCTTACTACGAAGAGAACAAGTCCAAGGTGAAGGCCGTTGCGATTGACGGCGGATCGGGGCCAGTGTCACCTTCTGCCGAAACAGTGGCGAACGGAACCTATAGCCCGCTGTCGCGGCCGATTCTAATCTACGTCAATAAGAAGGCGCTCGAAAGAAGCGAAGTGAAGGCGTTCGTGGCCTACTATCTCGAACACGCGGGCCAACTCGCGAGCGAAGTGGGGTACGTGCCGCTGTCCGATGCCGCTTACGCCGCCGCGAAAGCCGTCATCGAAGAAGGCAAGTCGGGCACCCGGTTTGGGGGCTCTTCGGTGATCGGCAAGCCGATGGAGGAAGTGCTCTCAGGATCGTAG
- a CDS encoding succinate dehydrogenase/fumarate reductase iron-sulfur subunit: MEPTRSEFLHLTDFEKTLFYVLVFASLFLMVLPLARRARAWMQGKRDARPRAGLAGWWDLVLMQRKVRSARRRSGAPMHLLLFYGFVSLFVATSLLALNTYSPIKFHRGVYFLVYEFVFDALGLLFVAGVLWALGRRIFAKPSSAAHSWIDLFALLLLLALGLTGYILEAARLSNGLAHLGVYTYFDRFSFVGLGISQLMGPVTDGAYKGIWWFHAGLVFVFLATLPHMRIRHLLLAMAGAWARRESPMGRLEPISLEEVEQTGKIGASSPSDFASWRLLTLDACMECGRCTDVCPAYGVGKSLNPKKVVQDIRACMGTERNVVEAVTEEAIWDCTTCNACVEVCPVGIGHVPPIVDMRRYLAAEGRLSGTGATMLRQLGSAGHAWGQPADSREEWMKGLDIPLVREGAEFDVLLWVGCAGATDPGAIKTTRAVAQLLKKAGVKFACLGNEERCTGDPARRIGDEFLFQEQAAQNSATLERRSIRRIVTPCPHCFNAFKNEYGDFGAKVEVVHHTQLLSELIAQGKLSPASPRSGSVTLHDPCYLGRINNESDAPRALLGESTHLNESLHPTPGPRKSLVEPQNLARRTLCCGAGGGRMWMEDEPGKRPAERRLKELSATGADKIAVACPFCRIMLDASAPQVIERPIEIVDLAELLAQANSSEKAPPLTS, from the coding sequence GTGGAGCCGACGCGCAGCGAATTCTTGCACCTGACCGACTTCGAGAAGACGCTCTTCTACGTGCTCGTGTTCGCCTCCCTATTCCTGATGGTCCTTCCTCTCGCACGTCGTGCCAGGGCTTGGATGCAGGGCAAGCGCGATGCGCGTCCTCGGGCGGGGCTTGCGGGTTGGTGGGATCTGGTTCTTATGCAGCGGAAGGTTCGCAGCGCCCGAAGGCGGTCGGGCGCGCCGATGCATCTTCTCCTGTTCTATGGATTCGTGTCGCTCTTCGTCGCGACCTCGCTGTTGGCGCTGAACACGTATTCGCCGATCAAGTTCCACCGGGGCGTGTACTTCCTCGTTTATGAGTTCGTATTCGACGCGCTGGGGCTGCTGTTCGTAGCTGGCGTGCTATGGGCGCTCGGCAGGCGCATTTTCGCCAAGCCATCCTCAGCGGCCCACTCGTGGATCGATCTCTTCGCCCTGCTGCTCCTCCTGGCCTTGGGTCTGACCGGATACATCCTCGAAGCCGCCCGGCTCAGCAACGGTTTGGCCCACCTTGGGGTCTACACCTATTTCGATCGATTCTCCTTCGTCGGCTTGGGCATCTCGCAACTCATGGGACCGGTAACGGACGGCGCTTACAAGGGGATTTGGTGGTTCCATGCGGGGCTGGTCTTTGTATTCCTTGCCACGCTGCCCCACATGAGGATTCGGCACTTGCTCCTGGCGATGGCCGGGGCATGGGCTCGAAGGGAGTCGCCGATGGGCCGGTTGGAGCCGATCTCCCTCGAAGAGGTCGAGCAGACCGGCAAGATCGGCGCTTCGTCCCCCTCTGACTTCGCGAGCTGGCGGCTCCTTACGCTCGACGCATGTATGGAGTGCGGGCGATGTACGGACGTTTGCCCCGCCTATGGCGTCGGCAAGTCCCTCAATCCCAAGAAGGTGGTGCAGGACATCAGGGCTTGCATGGGCACCGAGCGGAACGTAGTCGAAGCCGTCACGGAAGAGGCGATTTGGGACTGCACCACTTGCAACGCCTGCGTCGAGGTTTGCCCCGTGGGGATCGGACACGTACCCCCAATCGTCGATATGCGGAGGTACCTCGCGGCGGAGGGTCGGCTTTCGGGCACGGGAGCGACGATGCTTCGCCAACTGGGCAGCGCGGGCCACGCTTGGGGACAACCCGCCGATTCCCGCGAGGAGTGGATGAAGGGGCTCGACATCCCTTTGGTCCGCGAGGGAGCCGAGTTCGATGTCCTGTTGTGGGTCGGCTGCGCGGGCGCTACGGACCCCGGCGCGATCAAGACCACTCGCGCTGTGGCCCAACTCCTCAAGAAAGCGGGCGTCAAGTTTGCGTGCCTTGGCAACGAGGAGCGTTGCACCGGCGACCCAGCGCGTAGGATTGGCGATGAGTTCCTGTTTCAGGAGCAAGCCGCCCAGAACTCCGCGACTCTTGAACGGAGGTCCATCCGGCGCATCGTCACCCCTTGCCCCCACTGCTTCAACGCCTTCAAGAACGAGTACGGTGACTTTGGCGCGAAGGTCGAAGTGGTTCATCACACCCAGTTGTTGAGCGAACTCATCGCCCAAGGCAAACTCAGCCCCGCAAGCCCCAGGTCGGGAAGCGTAACCCTTCACGACCCATGCTATTTGGGAAGGATCAACAACGAAAGCGATGCGCCTAGGGCTTTGCTCGGCGAATCGACCCACCTGAACGAATCGCTCCACCCCACTCCCGGACCACGTAAGAGCCTCGTCGAGCCGCAGAACCTCGCTCGCCGGACGCTGTGTTGTGGGGCGGGAGGCGGTCGAATGTGGATGGAGGACGAGCCCGGGAAGCGCCCAGCCGAGCGGAGATTGAAGGAACTTTCGGCGACGGGCGCGGACAAAATCGCGGTCGCCTGCCCCTTCTGCCGGATCATGCTCGACGCCTCGGCTCCCCAGGTGATCGAGCGGCCCATCGAGATCGTGGACTTGGCCGAGCTGCTGGCTCAGGCAAACTCCTCCGAAAAAGCGCCTCCATTGACTTCTTAA
- a CDS encoding 6-pyruvoyl tetrahydropterin synthase has product MLSQHPERCRFPHGHTRTIEVVVTSDRLDANGMVVDFKVLKLALESVIDKLDHSLAVNSSDPRIGPLLSQFGEGLLLFENEEPTTEAMARRLFEQIACILMEGYASPEEGGPHYRIPPGGVRLERVRVWETPSCWAEYGI; this is encoded by the coding sequence ATGTTGAGCCAACATCCTGAAAGATGCCGGTTCCCGCACGGCCACACCCGCACCATCGAAGTCGTCGTGACCTCCGACCGCCTCGACGCCAACGGCATGGTGGTCGATTTCAAGGTTCTCAAACTCGCGCTCGAAAGCGTGATCGACAAGTTGGATCACTCGCTCGCGGTCAATTCCAGCGACCCGCGAATCGGCCCGCTGCTCAGCCAGTTCGGAGAGGGCCTGCTCCTTTTTGAAAACGAAGAACCCACGACGGAGGCGATGGCGCGGAGGCTGTTCGAGCAGATCGCTTGCATTCTCATGGAGGGCTACGCCAGCCCCGAAGAAGGAGGACCGCATTACCGAATTCCGCCAGGCGGCGTGAGGCTTGAACGAGTTCGCGTTTGGGAAACCCCTTCTTGCTGGGCGGAGTACGGGATATGA
- a CDS encoding 4-amino-4-deoxy-L-arabinose transferase of PMT family protein, translating to MTSPSSEERAVSAENYRHRLWLFAYLIAILPLSGFWLYGLMDIDEGLYASVIRTMLATGDWMIPRIEGEVWMEKPVLVYWLNAPFVALLGDTFGPRLGSVLCSIGTLVLCAEYVAKRFSDAAGRWTLVVLGTSLLFVAVSRMLLADPPLTLLMAGAFLSFWESLIGNRRWRLVTAVCLGLGVLAKGPYLVVVFAALAGITYFREPSLRPSFRGYWPSGALLFALVVAAWYFPVYLSQGGALVGEFILDQNVGRLMGTDEAHRTGGIQQLLFFPVVILVTAAPWSFHLFRAWPRGPRRCAGGPAILPQEAAFCRYIAHAFLILLILFTLSSSQLPHYIVPAVPFLAILVGIRMSLDGPVESSKLRRWGTGALSVGLLVLVNSLSIFYYHYSGQAEAHRFAEFVRNRPEPVVNFQLPRRNDLPPADLRVNETSLPSFAFYARKDVRGVESLLWPALRREPLLVFTRAGRITDEVKGQVERQGARLVRVDVGFPTRYFELHRIQPAGPR from the coding sequence TTGACTTCGCCTTCTTCCGAGGAGCGGGCGGTCTCGGCCGAGAACTACCGGCATCGTCTGTGGCTGTTCGCCTACCTGATCGCGATCCTTCCGCTTTCGGGCTTCTGGCTCTATGGGCTGATGGACATCGACGAGGGCCTTTATGCCTCTGTAATCCGAACGATGCTGGCAACGGGCGATTGGATGATTCCTCGCATCGAAGGCGAAGTGTGGATGGAAAAGCCGGTGCTGGTGTACTGGCTGAACGCGCCATTCGTCGCTCTGCTCGGGGACACGTTTGGCCCCCGCTTAGGAAGCGTACTTTGCTCGATCGGAACGCTCGTCCTTTGCGCCGAGTATGTTGCGAAGCGCTTCTCCGATGCAGCGGGCAGATGGACCCTCGTGGTGTTGGGAACGTCTCTTCTCTTTGTGGCCGTGAGCCGGATGCTCTTAGCCGATCCGCCGCTCACTCTCCTCATGGCCGGCGCATTCCTCAGCTTCTGGGAATCGCTGATCGGCAACCGAAGATGGCGGCTGGTGACCGCAGTTTGCCTCGGCCTTGGCGTGCTGGCGAAGGGGCCCTACCTCGTGGTCGTCTTCGCCGCGTTAGCAGGCATCACGTACTTTCGAGAACCCAGCCTTCGACCCTCTTTTCGGGGCTACTGGCCTTCCGGCGCGCTCCTCTTCGCGCTGGTCGTCGCCGCGTGGTACTTCCCCGTGTACCTTTCGCAAGGGGGCGCGCTGGTGGGCGAGTTCATCCTCGATCAGAACGTGGGCCGCCTGATGGGAACGGACGAAGCTCACAGGACCGGCGGCATTCAGCAGCTTCTGTTCTTCCCCGTGGTGATTTTAGTTACGGCTGCGCCGTGGTCGTTCCACCTCTTCCGCGCTTGGCCCCGAGGGCCCCGCCGTTGCGCCGGAGGTCCAGCGATCCTGCCTCAGGAGGCCGCATTCTGCCGCTATATCGCTCACGCCTTCCTGATCCTCCTGATCCTGTTCACCCTGAGTTCGAGCCAGCTTCCGCACTACATCGTCCCTGCCGTTCCTTTCTTGGCGATCCTAGTGGGGATCCGAATGAGCCTCGACGGACCCGTCGAATCGTCGAAGCTGCGGCGGTGGGGAACGGGAGCGCTCAGTGTGGGGTTGTTGGTCCTTGTCAATTCCTTGTCGATCTTCTACTACCACTACAGCGGCCAAGCGGAGGCCCACCGATTCGCCGAGTTCGTCCGCAACAGGCCCGAACCCGTCGTCAACTTCCAGCTTCCCCGGCGGAACGACCTGCCGCCCGCCGACCTGCGAGTCAACGAGACCTCGCTGCCTTCATTCGCGTTTTACGCCCGCAAGGACGTTCGGGGAGTCGAAAGTCTGTTGTGGCCCGCCCTACGACGTGAGCCTCTCCTGGTCTTCACCCGTGCGGGCCGGATCACCGACGAAGTCAAAGGCCAAGTCGAACGACAAGGCGCGCGGCTCGTTCGAGTCGACGTAGGGTTCCCAACTCGCTACTTCGAGTTGCACCGTATTCAGCCCGCGGGCCCCCGTTAG
- a CDS encoding competence/damage-inducible protein A, with protein sequence MTVEIVSIGTELLMGQTVDTHAATLGQLFPEFGIVHRHRQTVGDNKGRILDALRLALSRSDWVITIGGLGPTEDDLTRECVAEALDLPLHLHPDVEAALRQRFAQRKAPWTDSQARQALFPQDAALLENLNGTAPGFAVRKGEQGIISLPGPRNEFVPMVEGPLREFLGGLRTGEVFVSRTLRVAGMGESLAEERIRDLLHLANPSVAPYAQPGEVQLRITARAESTEEARALIAPVESEVRRRLGEAVFGADSDTLEQTVLELLRRRGLTLAVAESCTGGGLAYRLTSVPGSSEVFLGGVVSYANEVKVGVLGVEADVLTREGAVSELVARQMAQGVRRLTGADIGVGITGIAGPGGGSPEKPVGLVYVGFSGPLEESVEELRLSGSRETIRLRSISAALDLIRRNVGGAA encoded by the coding sequence ATGACCGTTGAGATCGTATCGATTGGCACCGAACTCCTTATGGGGCAAACCGTGGACACCCACGCGGCGACCCTCGGCCAGCTGTTCCCCGAGTTCGGCATCGTCCATCGCCATCGCCAAACCGTCGGGGACAACAAAGGCCGAATCCTCGACGCCCTTCGGCTCGCGCTCTCGAGGTCCGACTGGGTGATCACGATCGGGGGACTCGGCCCCACGGAGGATGACCTCACCAGGGAGTGTGTGGCCGAAGCGCTGGACCTGCCGCTCCACCTTCATCCCGACGTCGAAGCCGCTCTGCGGCAGAGGTTTGCCCAGAGGAAGGCGCCTTGGACCGACTCTCAAGCGCGTCAAGCCCTCTTCCCTCAAGACGCCGCGCTTCTGGAGAACCTCAACGGCACCGCGCCAGGGTTCGCCGTTCGGAAGGGCGAGCAGGGCATCATCAGCTTGCCGGGACCTCGCAACGAGTTCGTCCCGATGGTCGAGGGGCCCCTGCGGGAGTTCTTGGGCGGGTTGAGGACGGGCGAAGTGTTCGTATCCCGCACCCTGCGCGTCGCCGGAATGGGGGAGAGCCTCGCGGAAGAGCGTATCCGCGACCTGCTGCATCTGGCGAACCCTTCGGTCGCGCCCTATGCCCAGCCCGGCGAGGTGCAGCTTCGGATCACGGCTCGCGCGGAATCCACTGAAGAGGCGCGCGCGTTGATCGCGCCCGTCGAATCCGAGGTTCGGCGTCGGCTGGGCGAGGCGGTGTTCGGCGCAGACTCCGACACCCTCGAACAGACGGTGTTGGAGCTTCTTCGCCGCCGCGGGCTCACTTTGGCGGTTGCCGAAAGCTGTACGGGCGGGGGCCTCGCCTATCGCCTCACCTCGGTCCCAGGCTCGTCTGAGGTGTTTCTGGGAGGGGTGGTGTCCTACGCCAATGAGGTCAAGGTGGGAGTCCTTGGAGTTGAGGCGGACGTTCTGACGAGGGAAGGCGCAGTCTCAGAACTCGTCGCCCGACAGATGGCGCAAGGCGTCCGGCGACTCACCGGCGCAGACATCGGGGTCGGGATCACCGGGATCGCAGGACCGGGCGGCGGGAGCCCCGAAAAGCCCGTCGGCCTGGTTTATGTGGGCTTCTCAGGCCCTCTCGAAGAGTCCGTCGAAGAACTGCGACTTTCAGGCTCGCGCGAGACGATCCGCCTTCGAAGCATCTCCGCCGCTCTCGATCTGATTCGCAGAAACGTCGGAGGAGCGGCTTGA
- a CDS encoding deoxyribonuclease IV, with translation MSARWIGAHMPTSGGLRLALQRGREIGCTAVQVFTSSPQQWKAKPMADEAVERFQQAQAATGIDCVVSHDSYLVNLCATNDEIRAKSIEGLKAEVERCARLGIRWVVSHMGSHLGAGEEAGLQAVAEGARRVFEETSDSVTLLMETTAGQGSALNYRFEHLATLIESLQGHPRLGVCLDTCHLFAAGYDLRDRESYEATFSELERWVGLDRVKAIHANDSKKGLGSRVDRHAHIGEGEIGIEAFRLLVNDPRWIEVPILLETPDAETMHKVNLECLKSLLDPVP, from the coding sequence ATGTCAGCGCGATGGATCGGGGCGCACATGCCGACTTCAGGGGGGCTTCGTCTAGCTCTCCAGCGAGGCCGGGAGATCGGTTGCACGGCGGTGCAGGTGTTCACCTCGAGCCCACAGCAGTGGAAGGCCAAGCCGATGGCCGACGAGGCCGTCGAACGGTTTCAGCAGGCTCAAGCCGCAACGGGCATCGATTGCGTGGTGAGCCATGATTCGTACCTGGTGAACCTCTGCGCGACGAACGACGAGATTCGGGCGAAGAGCATTGAGGGACTCAAGGCGGAGGTCGAGCGATGCGCGAGGTTGGGGATCCGGTGGGTGGTCTCGCACATGGGAAGCCATCTCGGCGCAGGAGAAGAGGCCGGGCTGCAAGCGGTTGCCGAAGGTGCGCGGCGCGTTTTTGAGGAAACTTCCGACTCTGTGACGCTCCTCATGGAAACCACCGCCGGACAAGGCAGCGCCCTCAACTACCGGTTTGAGCATCTCGCCACGCTCATAGAATCGCTCCAGGGCCATCCCCGATTGGGCGTGTGCCTGGATACGTGCCACCTGTTCGCCGCGGGTTACGACCTCCGGGACCGAGAATCGTACGAAGCGACGTTCTCCGAGTTGGAGCGATGGGTCGGCCTCGACCGCGTAAAGGCGATTCATGCGAACGACTCGAAGAAGGGTCTGGGGAGCCGAGTCGACCGCCACGCCCACATCGGCGAAGGCGAAATCGGGATCGAGGCGTTTCGGCTTCTCGTCAACGACCCCCGCTGGATCGAGGTTCCGATCCTTCTCGAAACGCCCGACGCCGAAACGATGCACAAGGTCAACTTGGAGTGCCTGAAGTCGCTCCTCGATCCCGTCCCGTAG